Below is a window of Nicotiana tabacum cultivar K326 chromosome 19, ASM71507v2, whole genome shotgun sequence DNA.
AATCATAAACAGTTAAACTTTGAGAGAGAGATTAATTCATAGTAGTACTTACAGATTTTATTGAAAAGAAAGGATTATCACTACTGATGATAGAATAATAAACAAAATATAAATGCTCCCATAATTGGACCAGATCAACAAGAATAAACGAAAGAAAAATTTGATAATTATAAAAGGAAGCAGCTTTCAAAGTCCAACACCAAATGCACCATGCCAACAAACTCTCACAACAAGCTGTCTGTTTTTGCAGGCAATCTCCTGAAGAAAGTTAAGGGCACAGAAGGAAGTTTCTCTCTGAATCTTGGGTGCCTCATTGTATAAAACCCCATAAGTGTCACCACAACTTTAAAAGGAGTGACATATAGTACTATTGAAGCAATCAAACAGAATATAAGAAAAAGAGCAGTAGCTCTTGGATCTTTCCAACTTAACAAGTTATAGAATCTCTCCCCTTGATTAGCTAAATCTCCTGCAACAGCTTGCATTCTTGATCCAATGCTTCTTAACCTATCATACCTCATTCTAACAACATCGATGTTTCGAGACGTTGGGAACGTGTCAAATTCCTCATCCAATTCATCCCAAGGTACTCTTTCAGCTTGTGACAACTTGATATCCATGTGTGGTGGATTTCTTGGCCTCGTTCTATAATTCCATGTCCCGATCAAGAAAAGAAGGACGAAGATCGCGCTTAGTATCAGCCTCGGGAAGCACACGAATTGAAAGAATATGATGTGCACTAGTACTGTTGCAAAAGGGTTCTTCCAAGTGCAAATCCCATTGAACCATTTGCAAATAGCAATCAAGCCTGTTAATATCCCAGCTATTCTAACATAGTTGGCTTTGCTTCTTCTTATACTCCACATGTTTGAGCCCACATCTAGCATGTATTCAACCACCTCTCTTCTCAATGGTGGCTCTGCACGACTTAGCCTCGTGGCAACAATTTGAGTAGCCTGATGCCTTAGATTGTCAATTTGGTAATAAGTCAGTGGGTGAAGGTAATGTAGGGTTGGTAATAAGGGTTGCGAGTACATAGCCAACATGTTGAGTAAAGATGAACAAGAAAACCTCACAGCCAATTGAATTTCTCCCATTTTCTTTACCCCTGCTGGTGTCAACACAATTAGAGGATATGAATGAGTGTAAACTCTATCTGTCTCGAGTGTGGAGAGCCTAATCCTTACCTTCCCAATTTTCGAATCCTTGGATTTCCCATTTTTATCTGCACCTTGCAAATGACAATTATCAAACACTCCAATTGTGATCACTGTACAAGGATCAAATACCTCCCAAGTGTATTGTTCATTCCACTTGGGACTGAAACTGTTGAGGATTGTCCTTGTCCTAATCCATTTTTGACCATATTTTGCCACACAATAAGCATCTGTTATTCCACGGCCATCTCTGTTCTTCATTGGGGATAAACCTTGAGCATTCAAGATTCCAAGTTCTAGAACACCAATGCTTGGTTTCCACAACTCCTTGGATGTTGCCTTAAGATC
It encodes the following:
- the LOC107788334 gene encoding FT-interacting protein 3-like encodes the protein MSNQNPGQQQNKNQNQNPGQHQNKSKNQNQNQNQNSNQNQNRNQINQNFCPPENEDFNLKETTPILGGGRVTGNDRLGTAFDLVEQMHYFYIRVVKAKELPLKKDGNSNPHPFVEVQLGNLKGLTLHFEDRSSPDWNQVFVVLKDRIQSRILEVCLKDKSRIGGSDDGLIGRVVFEVNEVPKRVPPDSPLAPQWYWLENRKGEKVKGELMLAVWIGTQADEAFPEALHLDATAVNGDGVANIKSKVYLSPRLWYLRVNVIEAQELQLGNKNRQQPEIYARITLGNVALRTKISLSKNVCPTWNEDLMFVAAEPFEDQLVLSVEDKVAPNKDELLGKCVIPLQDVEKRVDFSTPISKWYSLEKDVSEDGNKKVAKLNSKVHLRLSFDGGYHVLDELTHYSSDLKATSKELWKPSIGVLELGILNAQGLSPMKNRDGRGITDAYCVAKYGQKWIRTRTILNSFSPKWNEQYTWEVFDPCTVITIGVFDNCHLQGADKNGKSKDSKIGKVRIRLSTLETDRVYTHSYPLIVLTPAGVKKMGEIQLAVRFSCSSLLNMLAMYSQPLLPTLHYLHPLTYYQIDNLRHQATQIVATRLSRAEPPLRREVVEYMLDVGSNMWSIRRSKANYVRIAGILTGLIAICKWFNGICTWKNPFATVLVHIIFFQFVCFPRLILSAIFVLLFLIGTWNYRTRPRNPPHMDIKLSQAERVPWDELDEEFDTFPTSRNIDVVRMRYDRLRSIGSRMQAVAGDLANQGERFYNLLSWKDPRATALFLIFCLIASIVLYVTPFKVVVTLMGFYTMRHPRFREKLPSVPLTFFRRLPAKTDSLL